Proteins encoded by one window of Microbacterium testaceum:
- a CDS encoding UDP-N-acetylmuramoyl-tripeptide--D-alanyl-D-alanine ligase, translating into MISLSLSHLADVLGGRLVVRGDDTPDTRVSGLVDTDSRLIEPGGIFVAKPGETTDGHLFVGTAVERGAALAIVERELDDGVSQIVVPDAVAALSDLARDVVARVRETGELKIVGITGSNGKTTTKNLLARILEDEGETVAPRASFNNEVGAPLTMLRVTEGTRFLVSEFGASAPGAIAHLAGLVTPDIGVVLMVGMAHAGGFGGIESTFHAKSELVKATREGGLAVLNADDPRVAAMEPIARERGQDVRWFGRGERAEVRAVDVEVSASGTRADLLVDGEPFTLTLRVLGEHHVMNALAALAAATALGVPAADAIARLETVEIAERWRMQPLGSDRVRIINDAYNASPDSMAAALRTLAQITGPDERTVAVLGAMSELGEYADEEHDRVGLLAVRLRIQRIVVIGPEARRMYLEAIAQGSWDGEAVFFADADAAYDYLSTELRDGDRVLVKSSNSAGLRHLGDRLGDLFA; encoded by the coding sequence ATGATCTCCCTCAGCCTCTCCCACCTCGCCGACGTGCTCGGCGGGCGCCTCGTCGTCCGCGGCGACGACACCCCCGACACCCGGGTCTCGGGCCTCGTCGACACCGACTCGCGCCTGATCGAACCCGGCGGGATCTTCGTCGCCAAGCCCGGTGAGACCACCGACGGTCATCTCTTCGTCGGAACCGCCGTCGAGCGGGGAGCCGCCCTCGCGATCGTCGAACGCGAGCTCGACGACGGCGTGAGTCAGATCGTCGTTCCGGATGCCGTGGCCGCCCTCAGCGACCTGGCCCGCGACGTGGTGGCTCGGGTTCGCGAGACCGGCGAGCTCAAGATCGTCGGCATCACCGGATCCAACGGCAAGACGACCACCAAGAACCTCCTCGCCCGCATCCTCGAGGACGAGGGCGAGACGGTGGCGCCGCGCGCCTCGTTCAACAACGAGGTGGGCGCCCCTCTCACGATGCTGCGCGTCACCGAGGGCACCCGCTTCCTGGTGAGCGAGTTCGGGGCGAGCGCCCCCGGGGCCATCGCCCACCTCGCCGGGCTCGTCACCCCCGACATCGGCGTCGTCCTCATGGTGGGCATGGCCCACGCCGGCGGCTTCGGCGGCATCGAGTCGACGTTCCACGCCAAGAGCGAGCTGGTGAAGGCGACCCGCGAGGGCGGCCTCGCGGTGCTCAACGCCGACGACCCTCGCGTCGCCGCGATGGAGCCGATCGCGCGCGAGCGCGGGCAGGACGTGCGGTGGTTCGGTCGGGGCGAGCGGGCCGAGGTCCGGGCCGTCGACGTCGAGGTGTCGGCATCCGGCACCCGCGCCGATCTGCTGGTCGACGGAGAACCCTTCACCCTCACCCTGCGGGTGCTCGGCGAGCACCACGTGATGAACGCCCTCGCGGCCCTGGCCGCCGCCACCGCCCTCGGCGTGCCCGCGGCCGACGCGATCGCGCGCCTCGAGACCGTCGAGATCGCCGAGCGCTGGCGCATGCAGCCCCTCGGCTCCGATCGCGTGCGCATCATCAACGACGCGTACAACGCCAGCCCCGACTCGATGGCCGCAGCTCTGCGCACCCTCGCGCAGATCACCGGCCCCGACGAGCGCACCGTCGCCGTGCTGGGTGCGATGAGCGAGCTGGGGGAGTACGCCGACGAGGAGCACGACCGGGTCGGTCTTCTGGCCGTGCGCCTGCGCATCCAGCGCATCGTCGTGATCGGCCCCGAGGCGCGCCGTATGTACCTCGAGGCGATCGCCCAGGGCTCGTGGGACGGCGAGGCGGTCTTCTTCGCCGACGCCGACGCGGCCTACGACTACCTTTCGACCGAACTGCGTGACGGTGATCGCGTGCTGGTGAAGTCGTCCAACTCGGCGGGGCTCCGGCACCTCGGCGACCGTCTGGGAGACTTGTTCGCGTGA
- a CDS encoding peptidoglycan D,D-transpeptidase FtsI family protein has translation MTTTTSRSPRRRTVVALAVVLIVILAFVVRLVDIQVVNARDHVDDSLSMGLQNSRVEYASRGSIVDDNGVPLATSVNRYDVQIDPMLAAKGVTTRDDDGNETTTAWPELAARIAAVTGQSAADVQKIVQDAVADNPDSRYAMIAKSVSTEQYRALVALGLPFLSFPPQAGRMYPDGAVAGNLLGFVGSDGQALAGLESADNDCLASTNGKVVFQQSRDGVVLPGTEVVTQPAVDGGTLKLTIDRDLQWYLQQLIAEQVQNTGSLRGTITVVEAKTGKIRALAEYPTVDPNDPTATSPDDRGSRAFSSPFEPGSTFKALTTAIGLDSGSYTPQTTVTASGREVLGGDARVSDAFSHGPNVYTPTGVLIDSSNVGISKFAEMIPAQTRFDYLQKFGMGSVSSIGFPGESGGILHPVQDWDKQTFYNTAFGQGLSVTVPQLVGAYQTIANGGLKKPLSIVEGCTAADGTVTDVPPTDGTQVVSPDTAKEVSLMLENVATQGELASKIAIPGYRIAIKTGTGEKVDENTGAYKPDAYFTTMIGFAPADDPQYVVAVNLDEPRTVKSSAATAPAFQKALTQVLKSYRVIPSGTTTPELPKFG, from the coding sequence ATGACGACGACAACCTCCCGGTCCCCGCGGCGTCGCACCGTCGTCGCCCTCGCGGTCGTTCTGATCGTGATCCTCGCCTTCGTCGTCCGACTGGTCGACATCCAGGTCGTCAACGCCCGCGATCACGTGGACGACTCGCTCTCGATGGGCCTGCAGAACTCCCGCGTCGAGTACGCCTCCCGCGGCTCCATCGTCGACGACAACGGCGTCCCCCTCGCCACGAGCGTCAACCGCTACGACGTGCAGATCGACCCGATGCTCGCGGCCAAGGGCGTGACCACACGCGACGACGACGGCAACGAGACCACGACCGCGTGGCCCGAGCTCGCCGCCCGGATCGCCGCCGTCACCGGCCAGAGCGCCGCGGACGTGCAGAAGATCGTCCAGGATGCCGTGGCCGACAACCCCGACTCGCGCTACGCCATGATCGCGAAGAGCGTCTCGACCGAGCAGTACCGGGCCCTCGTGGCCCTGGGGCTGCCGTTCCTCAGCTTCCCGCCGCAAGCGGGCCGGATGTATCCCGACGGCGCGGTGGCGGGAAACCTGCTCGGTTTCGTCGGCAGCGACGGGCAGGCCCTCGCGGGCCTCGAGTCGGCCGACAACGACTGCCTCGCCTCGACCAACGGCAAGGTCGTCTTCCAGCAGAGCCGCGACGGCGTGGTGCTCCCCGGCACCGAGGTCGTGACGCAGCCGGCAGTCGACGGCGGCACCCTCAAGCTCACGATCGACCGCGACCTGCAGTGGTACCTCCAGCAGCTCATCGCGGAACAGGTGCAGAACACCGGTTCGCTCCGCGGCACGATCACGGTCGTCGAGGCGAAGACGGGCAAGATCCGCGCCCTCGCCGAGTACCCCACGGTCGACCCCAACGACCCGACCGCCACCTCGCCCGACGACCGCGGCAGCCGCGCGTTCTCGAGCCCCTTCGAGCCCGGGTCGACGTTCAAGGCGCTCACGACGGCGATCGGCCTCGACAGCGGCTCGTACACGCCGCAGACCACCGTGACCGCCTCGGGGCGAGAGGTCCTCGGCGGTGACGCCCGGGTCTCGGACGCGTTCTCGCACGGCCCGAACGTGTACACGCCCACCGGCGTGCTCATCGACTCCTCGAACGTGGGCATCTCGAAGTTCGCCGAGATGATCCCCGCCCAGACGCGCTTCGACTACCTGCAGAAGTTCGGCATGGGCTCGGTCAGCTCGATCGGGTTCCCCGGCGAGTCCGGCGGCATCCTGCACCCGGTGCAGGACTGGGACAAGCAGACCTTCTACAACACCGCCTTCGGCCAGGGCTTGTCGGTCACCGTGCCGCAGCTCGTGGGCGCGTACCAGACCATCGCCAACGGGGGACTCAAGAAGCCGCTGTCGATCGTCGAGGGCTGCACCGCGGCCGACGGCACGGTCACCGACGTCCCGCCCACCGACGGCACGCAGGTCGTCTCGCCCGATACGGCGAAGGAGGTCTCGCTCATGCTCGAGAACGTCGCCACGCAGGGTGAGCTGGCCTCGAAGATCGCGATCCCGGGTTACCGCATCGCGATCAAGACCGGTACCGGTGAGAAGGTCGACGAGAACACGGGCGCCTACAAGCCCGACGCGTACTTCACGACGATGATCGGTTTCGCCCCCGCCGACGACCCGCAGTACGTGGTCGCGGTCAACCTGGACGAGCCGCGGACGGTAAAATCGTCGGCGGCCACCGCCCCCGCGTTCCAGAAGGCCCTCACCCAGGTTCTCAAGTCCTACCGGGTGATCCCCTCCGGAACCACGACCCCCGAACTGCCCAAGTTCGGCTGA
- the rsmH gene encoding 16S rRNA (cytosine(1402)-N(4))-methyltransferase RsmH, producing the protein MDIRDIHTPVLLERCVELLGAALQKPGSVFVDGTLGMGGHSEAFLERFPQARLIGLDRDTDALRIAGERLKRFGDRVTLVHTVYDGIAEAVASAGVDKVDGILFDLGVSSLQLDEAARGFAYAQDAPLDMRMDQTTGVTAAEVLATYGEGDLRRIFERYGEEKLAGRYARAIIAARAQAPLERSGQLVDVLQAATPAAVLRERHPAKRVFQALRIEVNAELSVLERTIPAALEVLGVGGRIVVLSYQSLEDRLVKRVFADASTSTAPRGLPVELPEHAPTFKLLVRGAELASDEEREINPRATPVRLRAAERIREDA; encoded by the coding sequence ATGGACATCCGCGACATCCACACCCCGGTCCTGCTCGAGCGCTGCGTCGAGCTGCTCGGCGCCGCCCTGCAGAAGCCGGGCTCCGTCTTCGTCGACGGCACGCTCGGCATGGGCGGGCACTCCGAGGCGTTCCTCGAGCGGTTCCCGCAGGCCCGGCTCATCGGCCTCGACCGCGACACCGACGCTCTGCGCATCGCGGGGGAGCGACTGAAGCGCTTCGGCGACCGCGTCACCCTCGTCCACACCGTCTACGACGGCATCGCCGAGGCCGTGGCATCCGCCGGTGTCGACAAGGTCGACGGCATCCTGTTCGACCTGGGTGTCTCGTCTCTGCAGCTCGACGAGGCCGCCCGTGGCTTCGCCTACGCGCAAGACGCCCCGCTCGACATGCGCATGGACCAGACCACCGGCGTCACCGCAGCCGAGGTGCTCGCCACCTACGGCGAGGGCGACCTGCGACGCATCTTCGAGCGCTACGGCGAAGAGAAGCTCGCCGGCCGCTACGCCCGCGCCATCATCGCCGCCCGCGCCCAGGCTCCGCTCGAGCGCTCGGGCCAGCTCGTCGACGTGCTGCAAGCCGCGACCCCGGCCGCGGTGCTGCGCGAGCGCCATCCCGCCAAGCGCGTCTTCCAGGCCCTGCGCATCGAGGTCAACGCCGAGCTGTCGGTGCTCGAGCGCACGATCCCCGCCGCCCTCGAGGTGCTGGGAGTCGGCGGCCGCATCGTCGTGCTGTCGTACCAGTCGCTGGAGGACCGACTGGTCAAGCGCGTGTTCGCCGACGCTTCCACCTCGACCGCACCCCGCGGCCTGCCCGTCGAGCTGCCCGAGCACGCGCCGACGTTCAAGCTACTCGTCCGGGGGGCCGAACTCGCGAGCGACGAAGAGCGCGAGATCAACCCCCGCGCCACCCCCGTGCGACTGCGCGCGGCCGAGAGAATCCGGGAGGACGCATGA
- the mraZ gene encoding division/cell wall cluster transcriptional repressor MraZ has protein sequence MLLGTHTPKLDDKGRVILPAKFRDDLGAGVVITRGQDRCLYVFSTEEFERVHERIREAPLSNKQARDFLRMFLSGASAEKPDSQNRITVPPALRTYAGLGRELVVTGVGAHAEIWDAEAWNSYAESNEETYAEMEQEVIPGLF, from the coding sequence ATGCTGCTCGGAACGCACACACCCAAGCTCGACGACAAGGGTCGGGTCATCCTGCCGGCGAAGTTCCGTGACGATCTCGGCGCCGGAGTGGTGATCACGCGCGGGCAGGACCGCTGCCTCTACGTGTTCAGCACCGAGGAGTTCGAGCGCGTTCACGAGCGGATCCGCGAGGCCCCGCTCAGCAACAAGCAGGCCCGCGACTTCCTGCGCATGTTCCTCTCGGGGGCGAGCGCCGAGAAGCCCGACAGCCAGAACCGCATCACCGTCCCGCCCGCCCTGCGCACCTACGCCGGGCTCGGGCGCGAACTCGTCGTCACCGGCGTCGGCGCGCACGCCGAGATCTGGGACGCCGAGGCCTGGAACTCCTACGCGGAGAGCAACGAAGAGACGTACGCCGAGATGGAGCAGGAGGTGATCCCGGGACTCTTCTGA
- a CDS encoding DUF3040 domain-containing protein yields MPLSEQEQRLLDEMERHLMSNDTDVVSAPSRALSYRNIVLGSILVLAGLGALVAGVSIGFNTGFVGIAVGVLGFLLMVGGVIFAVTPTRGAAPTAPAAAKPRPARASGSSFMDRMNERWDRRHDGP; encoded by the coding sequence ATGCCACTGTCAGAGCAGGAGCAGCGTCTACTGGATGAGATGGAGCGCCATCTCATGAGCAACGACACCGATGTGGTGTCCGCCCCCAGTCGTGCCCTCAGCTACCGCAACATCGTCCTCGGCTCGATCCTGGTGCTCGCGGGTCTCGGCGCCCTCGTTGCGGGCGTGTCGATCGGCTTCAACACCGGTTTCGTCGGCATCGCCGTCGGCGTGCTGGGCTTCCTCCTCATGGTCGGCGGCGTGATCTTCGCCGTCACCCCGACGCGGGGTGCCGCTCCGACCGCGCCCGCCGCCGCCAAGCCGCGACCGGCTCGCGCCTCCGGCTCCTCGTTCATGGACCGCATGAACGAGCGCTGGGACCGCCGCCACGACGGCCCCTAA
- a CDS encoding polyprenyl synthetase family protein, with protein MPTSPEPIEAVSQRLDKFLSEQLSYASALGPEAESLTRAGASALRGGKRLRARFCLAGWRAVDAIDAPSAAAFDEPALAVATSLEIFHAAALVHDDLVDNSDTRRGQPAAHRALQKAHQDAEWAGDSDAFGRSGAILLGDLLVAWSDDLLEEGLEGHPSAAATRRAYSRMRRDVTIGQFLDVAEESAYAVYSDDTHAERALRIASYKSARYSIQQPLQIGAALAGADDEQLDALGRFGHDVGMAFQLRDDVLGVFGDSAVTGKPVGDDLREGKRTVLVAYAREMLASSERDSFDALLGDPALDAEQIAALQQTIVDTRALERTETLIAEYAERADAALADARVDTGALTDLRALARAATERTA; from the coding sequence GTGCCGACCTCCCCGGAACCGATCGAAGCTGTTTCCCAGCGACTCGACAAGTTCCTCTCCGAACAGCTATCGTACGCCTCCGCGCTCGGCCCCGAGGCCGAGTCCCTCACCCGCGCGGGGGCCTCCGCCCTCCGCGGTGGCAAGCGCCTGCGGGCGCGCTTCTGCCTCGCGGGGTGGCGGGCCGTGGACGCTATCGACGCGCCGTCCGCCGCGGCGTTCGACGAGCCCGCCCTGGCCGTGGCCACCTCGCTCGAGATCTTCCACGCGGCGGCCCTCGTCCACGACGACCTCGTCGACAACAGCGACACGCGCCGGGGTCAGCCCGCCGCGCACCGCGCTCTGCAGAAGGCCCATCAGGATGCCGAGTGGGCGGGTGACTCCGACGCGTTCGGTCGCTCGGGCGCGATCCTGCTCGGCGACCTCCTGGTGGCGTGGAGCGACGACCTCCTCGAGGAAGGCCTCGAGGGCCACCCCTCCGCCGCCGCCACGCGCCGGGCCTACTCCCGCATGCGCCGCGACGTGACGATCGGTCAGTTCCTCGACGTCGCGGAGGAGTCCGCGTACGCCGTCTACTCGGACGACACCCACGCCGAGCGGGCGCTGCGGATCGCCTCGTACAAGTCGGCGCGCTACAGCATCCAGCAGCCCCTGCAGATCGGTGCAGCGCTGGCCGGTGCCGACGACGAGCAGCTCGACGCCCTCGGACGGTTCGGTCACGACGTCGGCATGGCCTTCCAACTGCGCGACGACGTGCTGGGCGTCTTCGGCGACAGCGCCGTCACGGGAAAGCCCGTCGGCGACGACCTGCGCGAGGGCAAGCGCACCGTCCTGGTGGCCTACGCCCGCGAGATGCTCGCGTCCTCGGAGCGCGACAGCTTCGATGCCCTCCTGGGCGACCCCGCTCTCGACGCGGAGCAGATCGCGGCCCTGCAGCAGACGATCGTCGACACCCGCGCCCTCGAGCGCACCGAGACCCTGATCGCCGAGTACGCCGAGCGCGCCGATGCGGCTCTCGCCGACGCGCGCGTCGACACCGGAGCGCTCACCGATCTGCGCGCTCTCGCACGCGCGGCCACCGAGCGCACGGCCTGA
- a CDS encoding Rv2175c family DNA-binding protein — protein MSETSRYETAWLTIPDLVEMLDESLGRVRRLFDEHYLVGSRRDGVFKVPAVFLVDGRPLPSLRGTIIVLHDAGFDPDETIDWLLTPEETIGLAPIEALLAGRKSEVRRVAATLA, from the coding sequence GTGAGTGAGACTTCCCGTTACGAGACCGCGTGGCTGACCATTCCCGACCTGGTCGAGATGCTCGACGAGTCGCTCGGGCGCGTGCGCCGCCTCTTCGACGAGCACTACCTCGTCGGCTCGCGCCGCGACGGCGTGTTCAAGGTGCCGGCGGTCTTCCTCGTCGACGGGCGCCCGCTGCCGTCGCTGCGCGGCACGATCATCGTCCTGCACGACGCGGGGTTCGACCCCGACGAGACCATCGACTGGCTGCTCACGCCCGAGGAGACCATCGGTCTCGCGCCCATCGAGGCGCTCCTCGCCGGGCGCAAGAGCGAGGTCCGACGGGTCGCCGCGACCCTCGCCTGA
- a CDS encoding LysM peptidoglycan-binding domain-containing protein yields the protein MRRLTLSPLPSRRRTAVIWPAAVAGTIALTLTAEHAAHAAPPEPALTSLPPAPRSLGMPVLAAVTVPTTYTVKAGDTVWGIARAHGLDTAAVLAANGLASDAVIRPGHVLALTPAAAPAPPAPAAPEAAPRTHEVRPGDTVSAIARANGVSLDAVLSANGLTRASIIYPGDVLRIPADSPAPAAVAPATAPGLDAEQSDNARLIIRVGRELGVSDRGILIALGTAMQESWLRNLDWGDRDSLGLFQQRPSTGWGTPEQILDRERSTRVFYGGAADPNGTATRGLLDIPGWDQLPYADAAQAVQISAYPDRYAQWEQPATTWLAVLG from the coding sequence ATGAGACGACTCACGCTGTCCCCCCTGCCCTCGCGCCGTCGCACCGCAGTCATCTGGCCCGCCGCCGTGGCGGGCACGATCGCCCTGACCCTCACCGCCGAGCACGCCGCGCACGCCGCACCCCCGGAACCCGCGCTCACCTCTCTCCCGCCCGCTCCCCGCAGTCTCGGGATGCCGGTGCTCGCCGCCGTCACCGTGCCCACCACGTACACGGTCAAGGCGGGAGACACGGTGTGGGGCATCGCCCGCGCGCACGGTCTCGACACCGCCGCGGTCCTCGCGGCCAACGGCTTGGCATCCGATGCCGTCATCCGCCCCGGTCACGTCCTCGCCCTCACACCCGCGGCCGCGCCCGCTCCCCCGGCTCCCGCGGCCCCCGAGGCCGCGCCCCGCACGCACGAGGTGCGTCCCGGCGACACCGTCTCGGCGATCGCCCGCGCCAACGGCGTCTCGCTCGACGCCGTGCTGAGCGCGAACGGGCTCACGCGCGCCTCGATCATCTACCCCGGCGACGTCCTGCGCATCCCGGCGGACTCCCCCGCCCCCGCCGCCGTCGCCCCGGCGACGGCCCCGGGCCTCGACGCCGAGCAGTCCGACAACGCGCGCCTGATCATCCGCGTCGGACGCGAACTGGGCGTCTCGGATCGCGGCATCCTGATCGCCCTCGGCACCGCGATGCAGGAGTCGTGGCTGCGCAACCTCGACTGGGGTGACCGCGATTCGCTGGGCCTCTTCCAGCAGCGGCCCAGTACCGGGTGGGGCACTCCGGAGCAGATCCTCGACCGCGAACGCTCGACGCGCGTGTTCTACGGCGGCGCGGCCGACCCCAACGGCACCGCCACCCGCGGACTCCTCGACATCCCCGGCTGGGACCAGCTCCCCTACGCCGATGCCGCCCAGGCCGTGCAGATCTCGGCCTACCCCGACCGATACGCCCAATGGGAGCAGCCGGCCACCACGTGGCTCGCCGTTCTGGGGTGA
- the pknB gene encoding Stk1 family PASTA domain-containing Ser/Thr kinase translates to MSTSQQADPLIGRLVDGRYRVRARIARGGMATVYVATDLRLERRVALKIMHGHLSDDTVFQSRFIQEARSAARLSDPHVVNVFDQGQDGEMAYLVMEYLPGITLRELLREHRRLTVDQTLTIMDAILSGLAAAHRAGIVHRDVKPENVLLAEDGRIKIGDFGLARATTANTASGAQLMGTIAYLAPELVTRGTADARSDIYSLGIMLYEMLVGEQPYKGEQPMQIAYQHATDSVPRPSAKNPGVPEQLDELVLWSTEREPGDRPLDAAAMLERLRAIEKELGLAPQVARAVAVGTTSPATAAESRELTKVLPQTASLPSATIDEPDNAARLRTRTRRRTTRGAWLLVLVLLLAGGAGFTGWYFGSGPGSLVAVPDVSGRSFADAEALLTQQQLQAQAQEVNDREIPSGTTVGSDPAPGERLDKETVVTVFVSIGPATHQIPALAGKSADEVRAILEQAFVGVAGDPERQFADPADGTVLGASVIPRSGGNAIDCTQGCTVYEGDAASLVVSLGPIPDVTGDSRSQAARALDGVGLKTAVTEEYSNSVASGNVIAMGQRDGGGNWRPGDTVPLRVSIGPKPVEIPGNVVGMSIRDAVKTLEALGFEVNAGIDDGTLPLGFKYWDIYKVRATNPKAGTTAPQGSTITLTPTL, encoded by the coding sequence GTGAGCACGAGTCAGCAGGCAGACCCGCTGATCGGCCGTCTCGTCGACGGCCGATACCGGGTTCGCGCGCGCATCGCGCGTGGCGGCATGGCGACCGTGTACGTGGCGACCGACCTCCGCCTCGAACGCCGGGTGGCGCTGAAAATCATGCACGGCCACCTCAGCGACGACACCGTGTTCCAGAGTCGGTTCATCCAAGAGGCCCGTTCGGCCGCGCGTCTGAGCGATCCGCACGTGGTGAACGTGTTCGACCAGGGCCAGGACGGCGAGATGGCCTACCTGGTCATGGAGTACCTCCCGGGCATCACGCTGCGCGAGCTGCTGCGCGAGCACCGGCGCCTCACGGTCGATCAGACCCTCACCATCATGGATGCCATCCTCTCGGGGCTCGCCGCCGCGCACCGGGCCGGCATCGTCCACCGCGACGTGAAGCCCGAGAACGTCCTGCTCGCCGAGGACGGCCGCATCAAGATCGGCGACTTCGGCCTCGCCCGTGCGACGACGGCGAACACCGCGAGCGGGGCGCAGCTCATGGGCACGATCGCCTACCTCGCCCCCGAGCTGGTCACGCGCGGCACCGCCGACGCGCGCAGCGACATCTATTCGCTCGGGATCATGCTCTACGAGATGCTCGTCGGCGAGCAGCCCTACAAGGGCGAGCAGCCGATGCAGATCGCCTATCAGCACGCCACCGACTCCGTGCCCCGCCCGAGCGCGAAGAACCCCGGGGTCCCCGAGCAGCTCGACGAGCTCGTACTCTGGTCGACCGAGCGGGAGCCGGGTGACCGCCCGCTCGACGCGGCCGCGATGCTCGAGCGCCTCCGCGCCATCGAGAAGGAGCTCGGGCTCGCCCCCCAGGTCGCGCGCGCCGTGGCCGTGGGCACCACGAGTCCCGCGACGGCCGCCGAGTCGCGCGAGCTGACGAAGGTGCTGCCGCAGACGGCATCCCTCCCCTCCGCCACCATCGATGAGCCCGACAATGCGGCGCGGCTGCGCACCCGCACGCGGCGACGGACGACCAGGGGCGCGTGGCTCCTCGTCCTCGTGCTGCTGCTCGCCGGTGGAGCCGGGTTCACGGGCTGGTACTTCGGCTCCGGTCCGGGTTCGCTCGTCGCGGTCCCCGACGTGTCGGGCCGCAGCTTCGCCGACGCCGAGGCCCTCCTCACGCAGCAGCAGCTGCAGGCTCAGGCGCAAGAGGTCAACGACCGCGAGATCCCCTCGGGCACGACCGTGGGCTCCGATCCCGCGCCCGGCGAGCGTCTCGACAAAGAGACGGTGGTGACCGTCTTCGTCTCGATCGGGCCGGCCACCCACCAGATCCCCGCCCTCGCGGGCAAGAGCGCCGACGAGGTGCGCGCGATCCTCGAGCAGGCCTTCGTCGGGGTCGCGGGCGACCCCGAGCGGCAATTCGCGGACCCGGCCGACGGAACGGTGCTGGGCGCCTCGGTGATCCCCCGCTCCGGCGGCAACGCCATCGACTGCACCCAGGGCTGCACGGTGTACGAGGGCGACGCCGCGTCGCTCGTCGTCTCGCTCGGTCCCATCCCCGACGTCACCGGCGACTCGCGTTCGCAGGCCGCGCGCGCCCTCGACGGGGTCGGGCTCAAGACCGCGGTGACCGAGGAGTACAGCAACTCCGTGGCATCCGGCAACGTGATCGCCATGGGCCAGCGCGACGGGGGCGGCAACTGGCGCCCCGGCGACACCGTGCCCCTGCGCGTGTCGATCGGCCCGAAGCCCGTCGAGATCCCCGGCAACGTCGTGGGGATGTCGATTCGGGATGCCGTGAAGACCCTCGAAGCGCTCGGCTTCGAGGTGAACGCGGGCATCGACGACGGCACCCTGCCCCTCGGGTTCAAGTACTGGGACATCTACAAGGTGCGCGCCACGAACCCCAAGGCCGGCACGACGGCCCCGCAGGGCTCGACCATCACGCTGACGCCGACGCTGTAG